Proteins from a single region of Candidatus Rubrimentiphilum sp.:
- a CDS encoding response regulator transcription factor: protein MAISTEPAHAFAGKEPVVTRTLGRLLDLDEQIAVLGNASALGAILRGMTIGEAIETLKGLVPLTPRGHLHSNLSERELEVVRLVAEGLSNKEISSRLKLSDKTVKNHISHILAKMNLTARTQVAVYAIRAGLV, encoded by the coding sequence ATGGCGATTTCCACCGAGCCGGCGCACGCCTTTGCCGGCAAGGAACCCGTGGTCACCCGGACGCTGGGCCGCTTGCTTGACCTCGACGAGCAGATCGCAGTGCTCGGCAACGCCTCCGCCTTGGGAGCGATCTTGCGCGGGATGACGATCGGCGAGGCCATTGAGACGTTAAAGGGCCTGGTTCCGTTGACTCCCCGAGGGCATCTTCACTCCAATCTCTCCGAGCGCGAGTTAGAGGTCGTTCGATTGGTGGCCGAAGGGCTATCGAATAAAGAGATCTCCTCGCGGCTCAAATTAAGCGACAAAACGGTAAAGAATCATATTTCGCACATCTTGGCGAAGATGAACCTAACCGCGCGCACCCAAGTAGCCGTTTACGCCATCCGCGCCGGATTAGTATAG
- a CDS encoding BTAD domain-containing putative transcriptional regulator, translated as MEANAAGFEIRRNFLLDRLERVQPKIVAVSAPPGFGKSTLARQLLASKPNATVCDLADVADEADLGQRLIAALAAEPARPALEAWKDPVTDSIFVFENADHVARNEAALEFFSRVLSQRPDRRVVVICSRETLPLHLTRYAPPHEILTLRADDLAFDRSELLSLFGPYADRPGFLARIMQISQGWPIAVFLLRRFASEGRIDTLLENLADVAFKEIHDYLADEVLATLDPKLHEALFVCACIPHTSIADLQAAFAEEGAVHALVEFAKQSPFLTHTGEVFVLHPLLGALLVEHRQTQREVILARVAGAHSRAKHYLRAAELHLAHGDQESAAHALGQYEVIRDHTPSPEYARALASLDRALIEEYPRLWGITGMLRMFCMDMQELLEESESRWLTLSPTVTPTERSYLLIFRAVMRGYTGGIEEAIAMLEEYLRENHIGAQPKDYVEGYVVYVLGLLRARAGRLGQGERDMTAALPHVGVTDIVGSGALLSLGADIARARGEFAVARQFVDRALEGSRRSGLMNFVALDLAEACFGAWFAGDDGAFVKYGVELDEIVHTNAVRGLAYFAAAARGRHEEPTNIDMLKFIACGSIIAAANSNDARETVRYARAALAAAQKLGSPFVECLSAVAVATYDEPAFEETIAIAARAAARCESPALQSAVRAIAEGLADFGMLDKYMGRLHRDRFERALPLEVQLTAGVVRSAGREVPLSERELALLVALSLRRENVPRARLADLLWPELDEYSARNALSVCLHRLRAHLGSDRVVRSKDGYALHDDVRVDLWEIDRTMTALRSRTSLDDAERAQLSSVYEKLRNKRPERMLSWDWFEATERHLRGLRLEAAHRLAADALSNGNIRRALELAEEMIGYDPCDEAGRELAIKAHLRRDDRAAAMRQYRQYRETLLAELQCEPSEAIKQLVGLTQTRA; from the coding sequence ATGGAGGCAAACGCGGCCGGATTTGAGATCCGGCGGAATTTTCTGTTGGACCGCCTGGAGCGGGTCCAGCCGAAGATCGTCGCCGTCTCGGCGCCGCCCGGCTTCGGAAAGTCCACCCTGGCGCGCCAGCTGCTCGCCTCCAAGCCGAACGCCACCGTCTGCGACCTGGCCGACGTCGCCGACGAAGCCGACCTGGGTCAGCGCCTGATCGCAGCGCTGGCCGCCGAGCCGGCTCGTCCCGCGCTTGAAGCCTGGAAAGACCCGGTCACCGATTCGATCTTCGTCTTCGAAAACGCCGACCACGTCGCGCGCAACGAGGCCGCGCTGGAATTCTTTAGCCGCGTGCTCTCGCAGCGGCCCGACCGGCGCGTGGTCGTTATCTGCTCGCGCGAGACGCTGCCGCTTCATTTAACACGCTACGCACCGCCACACGAAATTCTCACGCTGCGCGCGGACGACTTGGCCTTCGATCGCTCCGAACTGCTGTCACTCTTTGGTCCGTACGCCGACCGGCCCGGATTCCTGGCGCGCATCATGCAGATCTCGCAGGGCTGGCCGATCGCGGTTTTTCTGCTGCGCCGCTTCGCGAGCGAAGGCCGCATCGACACGCTGCTCGAGAATTTGGCCGACGTCGCCTTTAAAGAGATTCACGATTACTTAGCGGACGAAGTGCTCGCCACGCTCGACCCGAAGCTGCACGAGGCGCTGTTTGTGTGCGCGTGCATTCCGCATACGTCCATTGCGGATCTGCAAGCCGCGTTTGCAGAAGAAGGCGCCGTCCACGCGCTGGTTGAGTTCGCCAAGCAGTCACCGTTCCTCACCCATACGGGCGAAGTGTTCGTGCTGCATCCGCTGCTCGGCGCGCTGCTGGTCGAACACCGGCAGACGCAGCGCGAAGTAATTCTGGCGCGCGTCGCCGGCGCACACTCGCGCGCCAAACACTATCTGCGCGCGGCCGAGCTGCATCTGGCGCACGGCGATCAGGAGTCGGCGGCGCACGCGCTCGGACAATACGAAGTCATTCGCGACCACACGCCTTCGCCGGAATACGCCCGCGCGCTGGCGTCGCTCGATCGTGCGCTCATCGAAGAGTATCCACGCCTGTGGGGCATTACGGGCATGCTGCGCATGTTCTGTATGGACATGCAAGAGTTGCTCGAAGAATCGGAGTCGCGCTGGCTCACGCTTTCGCCAACCGTCACGCCCACCGAACGCAGCTACTTGCTGATTTTCCGCGCCGTCATGCGCGGCTACACGGGCGGAATTGAAGAAGCGATAGCGATGCTCGAAGAGTATCTGCGCGAGAATCACATCGGCGCACAGCCCAAAGACTATGTTGAAGGCTACGTCGTCTACGTTCTCGGTCTGCTTCGCGCGCGCGCCGGCAGACTGGGACAAGGCGAGCGCGACATGACGGCGGCGCTGCCGCACGTCGGCGTGACGGACATCGTCGGCTCGGGTGCCCTGCTCTCGCTCGGCGCGGACATCGCCCGGGCGCGCGGCGAGTTCGCGGTCGCGAGGCAGTTCGTGGACCGGGCGCTGGAAGGTTCGCGCCGTTCGGGGTTAATGAATTTCGTCGCGCTGGATCTTGCCGAGGCGTGTTTCGGCGCGTGGTTTGCCGGCGACGACGGCGCCTTTGTGAAGTACGGCGTCGAGCTCGACGAAATCGTGCACACGAACGCTGTGCGCGGGCTGGCGTATTTCGCCGCCGCCGCGCGCGGGCGCCACGAAGAACCCACCAACATCGACATGTTGAAGTTCATCGCCTGCGGGAGCATCATTGCAGCTGCGAATTCTAACGACGCACGAGAAACCGTACGCTACGCGCGAGCCGCGCTGGCTGCCGCGCAGAAGTTGGGCTCACCCTTCGTGGAATGTCTGTCGGCCGTCGCGGTGGCAACATACGACGAGCCGGCGTTCGAAGAAACTATCGCAATCGCCGCGCGCGCGGCGGCCCGGTGCGAATCGCCCGCCCTGCAGAGCGCGGTGCGCGCGATTGCCGAAGGGCTGGCCGATTTCGGCATGCTCGACAAATACATGGGGCGCCTGCACCGCGATCGCTTCGAGCGCGCGCTGCCGCTCGAAGTGCAGTTGACGGCGGGCGTCGTGCGCAGTGCGGGCCGCGAGGTGCCGCTCTCTGAACGCGAACTCGCGCTGCTGGTGGCGCTGTCGCTGCGGCGTGAAAACGTACCGCGCGCGCGGCTGGCCGACTTGCTGTGGCCCGAGCTGGATGAATACTCCGCGCGCAATGCGCTCAGCGTCTGTTTGCACCGGTTGCGCGCGCATCTTGGCAGCGATCGCGTGGTGCGCAGCAAAGACGGCTACGCGCTGCACGATGACGTGCGTGTGGATCTCTGGGAGATCGATCGCACGATGACCGCGCTGCGGTCGCGCACCTCGCTGGATGACGCCGAGCGCGCGCAGCTCTCGAGCGTCTACGAGAAGCTCCGCAATAAACGCCCCGAGCGGATGTTATCATGGGATTGGTTTGAAGCGACGGAACGGCACTTGCGGGGATTGCGCCTCGAGGCCGCGCACCGATTGGCCGCCGACGCGCTGAGCAACGGCAACATCCGTCGCGCCCTCGAGCTAGCTGAAGAGATGATCGGTTACGATCCGTGCGATGAAGCCGGCCGCGAACTCGCGATTAAAGCGCACCTGCGCCGCGACGATCGCGCCGCCGCAATGCGGCAGTACCGCCAGTATCGCGAAACGCTGCTGGCCGAGCTGCAGTGCGAGCCGTCCGAAGCGATTAAGCAACTCGTCGGCCTGACGCAAACCCGCGCCTGA